A stretch of Pseudorhodobacter turbinis DNA encodes these proteins:
- the serB gene encoding phosphoserine phosphatase SerB, with amino-acid sequence MFTATLLTNPATPILDRTTVESLRNAWGGGDARWLNPAIAAEFPLESRPENLWDAWEGMQAVGIDLIVQPTANRRKHLLLADMDSTMIQQECIDELAAAAGIGTHVAGITARAMNGELDFDDALRERVALLKGLPEAVIEQVYRDHITLMPGGRVLLATMKANGARAALVSGGFTEFTQRVATTLGFDENRANVLHIADGVLTGTVAEPILGREAKVQALQEIAAQMGITAAEVIAVGDGANDLGMLGLAGAGVALHAKPSVAAQCDIRINHGDLTALLYLQGYAIKDFVGI; translated from the coding sequence ATGTTCACAGCCACGCTTTTGACCAACCCCGCCACCCCCATCCTTGACCGCACCACTGTTGAAAGTTTGCGCAATGCATGGGGCGGTGGCGATGCCCGCTGGCTGAACCCCGCCATTGCCGCAGAATTTCCGTTGGAATCCCGCCCGGAAAACCTGTGGGACGCGTGGGAAGGCATGCAAGCGGTTGGCATTGATCTGATCGTGCAGCCCACTGCCAACCGCCGCAAACACCTGCTGCTTGCCGATATGGACAGCACCATGATCCAGCAAGAATGTATTGATGAGCTCGCAGCGGCGGCTGGCATCGGTACGCATGTGGCAGGCATCACCGCCCGCGCGATGAACGGAGAGCTGGATTTCGACGATGCCCTGCGTGAACGCGTGGCCTTGCTCAAGGGTTTGCCCGAGGCTGTGATTGAGCAGGTCTACCGCGACCATATCACCTTGATGCCGGGTGGGCGGGTGTTGCTGGCCACGATGAAGGCCAATGGCGCGCGGGCGGCTCTGGTTTCGGGCGGGTTCACCGAGTTCACGCAACGCGTTGCCACCACGCTTGGTTTTGATGAGAACCGCGCCAATGTTTTGCATATCGCGGATGGCGTATTGACCGGCACCGTCGCCGAGCCGATCCTTGGACGCGAGGCCAAGGTTCAGGCCCTGCAAGAGATCGCAGCCCAAATGGGTATCACGGCCGCCGAGGTGATTGCCGTCGGCGATGGCGCGAATGATCTGGGGATGCTGGGACTGGCGGGGGCTGGTGTCGCACTCCACGCCAAGCCGAGCGTGGCCGCGCAATGTGATATCCGCATCAACCACGGTGATCTGACGGCGCTTTTGTATCTGCAAGGCTATGCCATCAAAGACTTCGTAGGTATTTGA
- the trxA gene encoding thioredoxin, whose amino-acid sequence MLTFGEQSGAVNAAADENLIKEGTEATFMADVIEASKEIPVIVDFWAPWCGPCKQLGPALEAAVTAAKGKVRMVKINVDENPAISAELRIQSIPTVYAFHDGKPVDGFQGALPASELKTFVDKLAALAGDGGLADAIEAAEGMLTDGDFADAVETFAAILEEEPENPLAFGGLLRAHLALGEVAQAEALLAAVPAKIANAQEVEAARAQIALLHQAANAGPEAELRAAVEADPENHQARFDLAQALHAAGKVEEAVDELLEIFRRDREWNDAAAKTQLFTIFEALTPKDPIALTGRRKLSSMIFA is encoded by the coding sequence ATGTTGACGTTTGGCGAACAATCGGGTGCGGTAAACGCCGCTGCGGATGAAAATCTGATCAAGGAAGGGACGGAGGCCACCTTTATGGCCGATGTCATCGAGGCTAGTAAAGAAATCCCGGTGATCGTGGATTTCTGGGCGCCTTGGTGCGGCCCCTGCAAGCAACTTGGCCCTGCGCTGGAGGCGGCTGTGACCGCAGCCAAGGGCAAGGTGCGTATGGTCAAAATCAACGTCGATGAAAACCCCGCAATTTCGGCCGAGCTGCGCATCCAGTCCATCCCAACCGTCTATGCCTTTCACGACGGCAAACCCGTTGACGGCTTTCAAGGTGCGCTGCCCGCGTCCGAGTTGAAAACCTTTGTTGATAAACTTGCCGCCCTTGCCGGCGATGGTGGGCTGGCCGATGCGATTGAGGCCGCCGAGGGGATGCTGACCGATGGCGATTTCGCCGATGCCGTCGAAACCTTTGCCGCCATTCTGGAAGAGGAACCCGAAAACCCGCTGGCCTTTGGCGGGCTTTTGCGCGCCCATCTTGCGCTGGGTGAGGTGGCACAGGCCGAGGCCCTTTTGGCCGCTGTTCCCGCCAAAATCGCCAACGCCCAAGAGGTAGAAGCTGCACGCGCCCAGATCGCGCTGTTGCATCAAGCCGCCAACGCCGGCCCCGAGGCCGAGCTGCGCGCCGCAGTCGAGGCCGATCCTGAAAACCATCAGGCGCGCTTTGATCTGGCCCAAGCGCTTCATGCGGCCGGCAAGGTAGAGGAAGCCGTCGATGAATTGCTCGAAATCTTCCGCCGTGACCGCGAATGGAACGACGCCGCCGCCAAGACCCAGCTCTTCACGATCTTTGAGGCACTGACCCCCAAAGACCCGATTGCCTTGACAGGTCGGCGCAAACTATCGTCAATGATATTTGCCTAA
- the rho gene encoding transcription termination factor Rho produces the protein MNDETVITEDNVQRLNLADLKAKTPADLLAMAEEWDIENAPSMRKGEMMFSLLKEHAEEGWEIGGDGVLEVVQDGFGFLRSPSANYLPGPDDIYVSPDMIRQFSLRTGDTIEGVIAAPREAERYFSMTKVTQINFVDPDRARHKVHFDNLTPLYPDERLKMEVEDPTLKDRSARIIDLVSPIGKGQRGLIVAPPRTGKTVLLQNIAHSIATNHPECYLIVLLIDERPEEVTDMQRSVKGEVVSSTFDEPATRHVAVAEMVIEKAKRLVEHKRDVVILLDSITRLGRAFNTVVPSSGKVLTGGVDANALQRPKRFFGAARNIEEGGSLTIIATALIDTGSRMDEVIFEEFKGTGNSEIVLDRKVADKRVFPAMDILKSGTRKEDLLVDKIDLQKTYVLRRILNPMGTTDAIEFLISKLKQTKSNSDFFDSMNS, from the coding sequence ATGAACGACGAAACCGTCATCACCGAAGATAATGTGCAGCGCCTCAATCTGGCTGATCTGAAGGCCAAGACTCCTGCTGATCTTTTGGCGATGGCAGAAGAATGGGATATTGAGAACGCGCCTTCGATGCGGAAAGGGGAGATGATGTTCTCCCTTTTGAAAGAGCATGCGGAAGAAGGCTGGGAAATCGGCGGTGACGGCGTATTGGAAGTGGTGCAGGATGGCTTCGGCTTTCTGCGGTCGCCTTCTGCGAACTACTTGCCGGGCCCAGATGATATTTATGTCTCTCCCGATATGATCCGGCAGTTTTCACTGCGGACGGGTGACACAATTGAAGGCGTGATTGCGGCCCCGCGTGAGGCAGAGCGTTATTTTTCCATGACAAAAGTGACGCAGATCAACTTTGTTGACCCCGATCGTGCGCGCCATAAAGTTCACTTTGACAACCTGACGCCGCTGTACCCTGACGAGCGGCTTAAAATGGAAGTCGAAGACCCAACATTGAAGGATCGCTCAGCCCGGATTATTGATCTGGTATCGCCAATTGGTAAGGGGCAACGTGGCTTGATCGTGGCGCCTCCGCGGACGGGTAAAACGGTTTTGCTGCAGAATATTGCGCATTCCATCGCGACCAACCATCCAGAGTGCTATCTGATCGTTTTGCTGATCGATGAGCGGCCTGAAGAGGTGACGGATATGCAGCGGTCGGTGAAGGGTGAGGTTGTTTCCTCAACCTTTGATGAGCCTGCGACACGGCACGTGGCTGTTGCCGAGATGGTGATTGAAAAAGCAAAGCGTTTGGTGGAGCATAAGCGGGATGTTGTAATCTTGCTTGATTCGATCACGCGGCTTGGGCGTGCTTTTAACACTGTGGTGCCATCGTCAGGCAAAGTTCTGACGGGTGGCGTTGATGCCAATGCGCTTCAACGGCCAAAGCGTTTCTTTGGTGCGGCTCGGAATATTGAAGAAGGCGGATCCTTGACGATCATCGCGACTGCTTTGATCGATACGGGTAGCCGCATGGATGAAGTTATCTTTGAAGAGTTCAAAGGGACTGGTAACTCCGAGATTGTTCTTGATCGTAAGGTTGCGGATAAACGTGTGTTCCCAGCTATGGATATTCTGAAATCCGGGACGCGGAAAGAAGACCTGTTGGTTGATAAAATCGATTTGCAGAAAACCTATGTTCTGCGGCGCATTTTGAACCCGATGGGGACGACAGATGCGATTGAGTTCCTGATTTCCAAGTTGAAACAGACCAAGTCCAATTCGGATTTCTTCGATTCCATGAATTCCTGA
- the hemJ gene encoding protoporphyrinogen oxidase HemJ, whose product MTSFFADIYLWVKALHVMAVISWMAGLFYLPRLFVYHAEQVAIGEPTDKLFQTMEMKLLRLIMNPSMIVTWIAGLILVLTPGIVDWTSIWPWTKALSVLGMTWFHMWLSVRRKAFEAGQNNLAGRRYRMMNEVPTLLMIVIVLSVILKF is encoded by the coding sequence ATGACCTCATTTTTCGCAGACATATACCTTTGGGTAAAAGCCCTGCATGTCATGGCGGTCATTTCATGGATGGCAGGGTTGTTCTATTTGCCCCGTCTGTTTGTCTATCACGCAGAACAGGTTGCGATTGGCGAACCTACGGACAAACTGTTCCAGACAATGGAAATGAAGCTGCTGCGGTTGATTATGAACCCTTCCATGATTGTGACATGGATTGCGGGCCTAATCTTGGTTTTGACCCCAGGGATTGTCGATTGGACAAGTATCTGGCCCTGGACCAAGGCGCTGTCTGTGCTGGGGATGACATGGTTTCATATGTGGCTTTCCGTTCGGCGTAAGGCGTTTGAAGCTGGTCAGAATAATTTGGCAGGGCGGCGTTACCGGATGATGAACGAAGTACCCACTTTGTTGATGATCGTGATTGTTCTGTCAGTTATCCTTAAATTCTGA
- a CDS encoding Maf family protein — translation MIPQLILASASSTRLRLLQSAGLDVTALPARIDEESLRASLEADGAKPRDIADFLAEAKARKLGEKNHDALVLGCDQVLDFKGKAWGKPLTPKDATTQLQQLRGQTHQLLSAVVIYHEGSPIWRHIGKARLTMHDFSDHWLQGYIDRNWASIQHSAGGYLLEEEGVRLFSAVEGDYFTILGLPLLPLLGYLRTRGFLET, via the coding sequence GTGATACCACAGCTTATTCTTGCCTCGGCCTCCTCCACGCGCTTGCGTCTTTTACAGTCTGCAGGGCTTGATGTGACTGCACTGCCGGCCCGTATTGATGAGGAATCCTTGCGTGCTAGCCTGGAGGCTGATGGTGCAAAACCGCGTGATATTGCAGATTTTTTGGCAGAGGCGAAAGCCCGAAAGCTTGGTGAAAAGAACCACGATGCTTTGGTTCTAGGTTGTGATCAAGTACTTGATTTTAAAGGTAAAGCATGGGGAAAACCCCTGACCCCAAAAGATGCGACGACCCAGTTACAACAATTGCGCGGTCAAACCCATCAGCTTTTGTCAGCAGTGGTGATCTATCATGAGGGCAGCCCCATATGGCGACATATAGGCAAGGCGCGACTGACGATGCATGATTTCTCTGATCATTGGCTCCAAGGGTATATCGACCGGAACTGGGCATCGATCCAGCATTCTGCCGGTGGCTATCTGCTGGAAGAGGAAGGCGTTCGTTTGTTTTCTGCGGTCGAGGGGGATTACTTCACCATCCTTGGGCTTCCCCTGTTGCCCCTCTTGGGCTATCTCAGAACGAGGGGGTTCCTAGAGACATGA
- the coaE gene encoding dephospho-CoA kinase (Dephospho-CoA kinase (CoaE) performs the final step in coenzyme A biosynthesis.), with translation MPYRLGLTGSIGMGKSTTAGFFAAAGLPVWDADAAVHRLYARGGAAVAPIAAVWPQAVMDGAVDRPALKTIIAADDTALSSIEAIVHPLVATDRADFLAKASADIVVFDIPLLFEKGTEVEMDATLLVTAPAALQRARVMARDGMTDAQFQTILSRQMPDVEKRARATHIIETLSMDAAGACVTALVAYIRKARNA, from the coding sequence ATGCCATACCGTCTTGGCCTGACCGGATCCATTGGGATGGGAAAATCCACGACCGCAGGGTTCTTTGCGGCTGCGGGCTTGCCTGTCTGGGATGCGGATGCAGCCGTTCACCGGCTTTATGCGCGGGGCGGTGCAGCGGTGGCGCCGATTGCCGCTGTTTGGCCGCAAGCGGTCATGGATGGTGCTGTGGACAGGCCCGCGCTCAAAACCATCATCGCGGCCGATGACACAGCCCTTTCCAGCATTGAGGCAATCGTTCATCCGCTTGTTGCTACCGACCGTGCGGATTTCTTGGCCAAAGCATCGGCCGATATCGTTGTTTTCGACATCCCGCTTTTGTTCGAAAAAGGCACCGAGGTAGAGATGGACGCCACCTTGCTTGTCACTGCGCCCGCTGCCCTGCAACGTGCCCGTGTGATGGCGCGTGACGGGATGACCGATGCACAATTCCAAACCATCCTGTCGCGTCAAATGCCTGATGTGGAAAAACGCGCGCGCGCGACCCATATTATTGAAACGTTAAGCATGGATGCAGCAGGCGCATGCGTTACCGCGCTGGTCGCCTATATCCGAAAGGCTAGAAATGCGTGA
- a CDS encoding shikimate dehydrogenase, protein MTDHPRIPLAGVIGTPIAHSRSPILHNYWLKRYGLQGYYIPMDIARADLEEVLHTLPKMGFVGLNVTLPHKESVLKLADIVTDRAALIGAANTLIFRADGKIHADNTDGYGFMANLRQHAPDWEPKSGPAVVFGAGGAARAILAALIDAGVPEIRLTNRTRPRAEALRTDFGAKITVVDWVQAPHQLWDAATVVNTTSLGMVGKPEFNLSLAELNPKALVTDLVYTPLQTEFLTAAAARGCKTVDGLGMLLHQAAPGFERWFGQRPDVDDEARERVMGV, encoded by the coding sequence ATGACAGACCATCCACGCATCCCGTTGGCCGGGGTTATAGGCACGCCGATTGCGCATAGCAGATCACCGATCTTGCACAATTACTGGCTCAAGCGCTACGGGCTTCAGGGGTATTATATCCCGATGGATATCGCGCGGGCCGATTTGGAAGAGGTCCTGCATACATTGCCAAAAATGGGATTTGTCGGGTTGAATGTGACCCTTCCCCATAAGGAATCCGTGCTCAAACTTGCCGATATCGTGACCGATCGGGCCGCCCTGATTGGTGCCGCCAATACCCTTATCTTCCGCGCTGACGGCAAAATTCACGCCGACAATACGGATGGTTACGGTTTCATGGCAAACCTCCGCCAACATGCCCCCGATTGGGAACCAAAGTCGGGGCCGGCGGTGGTTTTCGGTGCAGGTGGAGCCGCGCGTGCAATCTTGGCCGCCTTGATTGATGCCGGTGTGCCAGAGATCCGCCTGACCAACCGAACCCGCCCGCGTGCCGAAGCTTTGCGCACCGATTTTGGCGCAAAAATCACCGTGGTGGATTGGGTGCAAGCACCACATCAGCTTTGGGATGCCGCGACGGTTGTTAACACCACGTCACTGGGGATGGTTGGCAAGCCAGAGTTCAATCTGTCTTTGGCCGAGCTGAACCCGAAAGCGCTGGTGACCGATCTAGTCTATACGCCGCTTCAAACCGAATTTCTGACGGCGGCCGCTGCGCGCGGCTGCAAAACGGTGGATGGTTTGGGCATGCTCTTGCATCAGGCCGCCCCGGGGTTTGAACGGTGGTTTGGCCAGCGTCCGGATGTCGATGACGAAGCCCGCGAGAGGGTAATGGGGGTGTAA
- a CDS encoding LON peptidase substrate-binding domain-containing protein: MKHIRDLPEIIPVFPLPGALLLPRARLPLHIFEPRYLQMLEDCMKTPHRLIGMVQTRDVPANQGGEPRLHAIGCAGRMTGFSETEDGRYMITLSGISRFRLRKEIEGFSPYRRAEVDWKGFERDQGDVEKDPRFERAHFMALLQRFFESLDLSTDWDSLRDADEELLINSLSMLCPFSPEDKQALLEAPTLITRRETMVTLIEFALHGGSGKERMQ, encoded by the coding sequence ATGAAACACATACGCGATTTACCCGAGATCATTCCCGTCTTTCCGCTGCCCGGCGCATTGCTGTTGCCGCGCGCCCGTTTGCCGCTGCATATATTTGAGCCGCGCTACCTGCAAATGCTGGAAGATTGCATGAAGACCCCTCATCGGTTGATCGGCATGGTCCAGACGCGGGATGTGCCGGCCAACCAAGGCGGAGAGCCGCGCCTGCATGCCATCGGCTGTGCCGGCCGTATGACAGGGTTTTCCGAAACCGAGGACGGGCGCTATATGATCACGCTTTCGGGCATTTCCCGTTTTCGTCTGCGCAAAGAGATAGAGGGATTTTCCCCCTATCGCCGCGCCGAGGTGGATTGGAAGGGCTTTGAACGCGATCAGGGCGATGTAGAAAAAGATCCACGATTTGAGCGGGCCCATTTCATGGCTTTGTTGCAGCGGTTCTTTGAATCGCTGGATCTTTCGACCGATTGGGACAGCTTGCGCGACGCGGATGAGGAGCTTTTGATAAACTCCCTTTCCATGCTGTGCCCGTTTTCCCCCGAGGACAAGCAAGCCTTGCTAGAGGCGCCAACCCTGATCACACGGCGCGAAACAATGGTAACCCTGATCGAATTTGCCCTTCATGGCGGATCGGGAAAGGAAAGAATGCAATGA
- a CDS encoding TspO/MBR family protein, translated as MRNFLTYAVFILGVVAIGTSIGLITLPGMWYTGLEKPWFTPPNWVFGPVWTTLYVLIGWVGARKWLYGGAGGLWWAQMAANFLWSPVFFALQMPLAGLAVIIVMWLLIAAFIVKEQHSDRLSAALFLPYLAWVSLATALNVGIVVLN; from the coding sequence ATGCGCAACTTTTTGACCTATGCGGTTTTCATCCTCGGCGTTGTTGCCATTGGCACCAGCATCGGGCTGATCACCTTGCCTGGCATGTGGTACACGGGCTTGGAGAAGCCATGGTTCACCCCGCCGAACTGGGTGTTCGGGCCGGTCTGGACCACGCTTTATGTGCTGATCGGTTGGGTTGGCGCGCGTAAGTGGCTTTATGGCGGCGCAGGCGGTCTTTGGTGGGCGCAGATGGCGGCTAATTTCCTTTGGTCGCCGGTGTTTTTCGCGCTGCAGATGCCACTTGCAGGGCTTGCTGTGATCATTGTCATGTGGCTGTTGATCGCCGCGTTCATCGTAAAAGAGCAGCACAGTGACCGGCTCTCGGCGGCGCTGTTCCTGCCCTATCTTGCGTGGGTCAGCCTTGCGACGGCCCTGAACGTCGGCATCGTGGTGTTGAACTGA
- the mnmE gene encoding tRNA uridine-5-carboxymethylaminomethyl(34) synthesis GTPase MnmE yields the protein MLDTIFALATAQGKAGVSVVRISGPKSHAVLGMMATVPELRKASVRKLYWDGVLLDEALVIAFGEGASFTGEESVELHLHGSCAVVSAVLNVLMSVPGLRLAEAGEFTRRALENGMLDLTQVEGLADLIDAETEAQRVQSLRVLSGAIGKKVDGWRKKIIRAGALLEATIDFADEDVPVDVMPEVKELLCELISDFKAEVGGVKMAERIREGFEVAIVGRPNVGKSTLLNALSGRKAALTSEIAGTTRDVIEVRMDLDGLAVTFLDTAGIRETDDRLEAMGVTLAIERANAADLRVFLTENGEKIEGVDFAQGDIIALGKFDSLAGVVGIKSDHRISGVTGEGISGLLEDISDLLRQRVSGAGLLTRERHRMALQNGLSSLRLAYDEVFNSVPVVEFAADELRSASQHLELLLGEVGVETLLGEIFSSFCIGK from the coding sequence ATGTTAGACACTATTTTTGCTCTTGCGACTGCGCAAGGGAAGGCCGGGGTATCCGTTGTTCGGATATCCGGGCCTAAATCGCATGCAGTCCTTGGGATGATGGCAACCGTTCCTGAGTTGCGCAAAGCGAGTGTGCGCAAGCTGTATTGGGATGGGGTGCTTTTAGACGAGGCACTTGTTATTGCATTTGGTGAAGGTGCCAGTTTTACGGGCGAAGAATCAGTAGAGCTTCACCTGCATGGAAGCTGTGCAGTTGTCAGCGCTGTTCTTAACGTTCTAATGTCAGTTCCAGGGCTGCGGTTGGCCGAAGCTGGTGAGTTCACGCGGCGCGCACTTGAAAATGGTATGCTAGACTTGACTCAGGTTGAGGGCTTGGCTGATCTTATTGATGCGGAGACTGAAGCGCAGAGAGTTCAATCTCTTCGGGTGTTATCAGGTGCGATAGGCAAAAAGGTTGACGGCTGGCGGAAAAAAATCATTCGGGCAGGGGCACTCTTAGAAGCCACAATCGATTTTGCGGATGAGGATGTTCCCGTCGATGTGATGCCTGAAGTTAAGGAACTTCTGTGTGAATTGATTTCTGATTTTAAAGCGGAAGTTGGTGGCGTGAAAATGGCTGAGCGGATCCGGGAAGGGTTCGAGGTTGCTATTGTCGGGCGCCCTAATGTTGGTAAATCTACCTTGCTGAACGCTCTTTCAGGCCGGAAAGCAGCATTAACATCCGAAATTGCCGGTACAACGCGTGATGTCATTGAAGTTCGCATGGATCTTGATGGGCTTGCTGTAACTTTTCTCGATACTGCTGGTATTCGAGAAACTGATGATCGGCTTGAGGCGATGGGTGTCACATTGGCAATAGAACGTGCTAATGCTGCGGACCTTAGGGTATTTTTGACTGAAAATGGTGAGAAAATTGAGGGCGTTGACTTTGCCCAAGGAGATATCATTGCCTTGGGAAAATTTGACAGCCTGGCTGGTGTTGTTGGTATTAAGTCGGATCACCGGATTTCGGGTGTCACTGGTGAAGGTATTAGCGGTCTTTTAGAAGATATTTCCGATTTACTTAGGCAGCGGGTTTCTGGCGCTGGCTTGCTTACCCGAGAGCGCCATAGAATGGCGTTGCAAAATGGGCTTAGCTCATTACGTCTGGCCTATGATGAGGTTTTCAATAGTGTTCCAGTTGTAGAGTTTGCAGCCGATGAGTTAAGGTCAGCATCACAGCATCTTGAACTTCTTTTAGGGGAAGTTGGTGTTGAAACGTTGCTTGGGGAGATTTTCTCGAGTTTTTGCATCGGAAAGTGA
- the dnaQ gene encoding DNA polymerase III subunit epsilon — MREIVLDTETTGFEPSEGDRIVEIGAVELFNHMPTGRTFHEYINPQRSMPKAAFEVHGLGDDFLRDKPLFRDVAQAFLDFVGTDIMVIHNASFDMKFLNHELGAIGLPKLPNAQALDTLAMARQKFPGSPSSLDALCRRFGVDNSGREKHGALLDSEILAEVYLELIGGRQPDFVLSTENNRSKEGAEIATAWRPQPRATALPSRLTGDEAAAHAAFVEKLGEAAIWAKRQ, encoded by the coding sequence ATGCGTGAGATCGTTCTTGATACCGAAACCACAGGGTTTGAACCGTCCGAGGGCGACCGTATCGTTGAAATCGGCGCAGTAGAGCTGTTCAACCACATGCCCACGGGGCGCACCTTTCACGAATATATCAACCCCCAACGCTCTATGCCTAAGGCCGCCTTTGAGGTGCATGGCTTGGGCGATGATTTCTTGCGGGATAAGCCGCTTTTTCGGGATGTCGCACAGGCGTTTCTGGACTTTGTTGGCACCGATATAATGGTCATCCACAACGCCAGTTTTGATATGAAGTTCCTCAATCATGAGCTGGGCGCGATTGGCTTGCCGAAACTGCCCAATGCGCAGGCTTTGGATACTTTGGCGATGGCGCGGCAAAAGTTTCCGGGCTCCCCCAGCTCTCTCGATGCGCTTTGCCGGCGCTTCGGGGTTGATAACTCGGGGCGTGAAAAACACGGCGCGCTGTTGGACAGTGAAATTCTGGCCGAGGTTTATCTGGAGCTTATCGGCGGCAGGCAGCCGGATTTTGTGCTTTCCACCGAGAACAACCGCAGTAAGGAAGGTGCAGAGATCGCTACCGCCTGGCGCCCCCAGCCGCGTGCCACCGCCCTGCCCTCACGCTTGACGGGGGATGAGGCGGCGGCCCATGCGGCTTTTGTAGAAAAGCTGGGTGAAGCTGCGATCTGGGCAAAGCGTCAATAA
- a CDS encoding Trm112 family protein codes for MTNTPPVIDRRMLEALVCPMTQATLTYDAAAQELISKPAKMAFPIRNGIPIMLIAEARALD; via the coding sequence ATGACAAACACCCCCCCCGTTATCGACCGCCGTATGCTAGAGGCATTGGTTTGCCCGATGACACAAGCCACCCTGACCTATGACGCGGCAGCCCAAGAGCTGATCTCAAAACCCGCGAAAATGGCCTTTCCTATTCGTAACGGCATCCCGATCATGTTGATCGCCGAAGCCCGCGCACTGGATTGA